In one window of Nocardiopsis aegyptia DNA:
- a CDS encoding SDR family oxidoreductase yields MSTRPHTYVTASDGQRLAVRTAGNPDGPTLLLVHGYPDNSSVWDAFAAEFTADHRVVTLDVRGAGHSTAPDDRSGYRLDQLADDIVTVADTVSPGSPVHLVGHDWGAIQSWHAVTEPRHAHRFASYTAVSGPDLDHAGHWLRTRPDGVRAALRQAVRSGYIGFFHLPVVPEAAWLTGVGGLALSALERIGGGPHTPARRGTRDYLNGLALYRANMARRLLRPVERRTDVPVQVLAPTDDAFMVDQIQSNAGRWVRDLRFHRFHGGHWTLRSRPAAVAARVRALVAEVESGRRRPERALTAQQARRHGGAFAGQVAVVTGAGSGIGRSLCFELAERGARVVAVDVNGPAAERTAELADLLTPGAAARRVDVTDAAATDRLAAWVREEYGVPDLVVNNAGIGVAGPFLETTAQDWERVVDVNLWGVVHGCRAFAPMMVAAGGGGRIVNTASAAAYLPSRVYGAYATTKAAVLMLSRSLRGELAGHGVGVTAVCPGLVDTGIISGARLSGLGEASAAKDRLNRLYRMRGYTPEKAAARIADALQHGPEVLPVTGEAHLGLLLSRLSPRALRAAARVAPPV; encoded by the coding sequence ATGAGCACCCGCCCCCACACCTACGTCACCGCCTCGGACGGGCAGCGCCTGGCCGTCCGCACCGCGGGGAACCCCGACGGCCCCACCCTGCTGCTGGTCCACGGCTACCCCGACAACTCCTCCGTCTGGGACGCCTTCGCGGCGGAGTTCACCGCCGACCACCGCGTCGTCACCCTCGACGTGCGCGGCGCCGGGCACTCCACCGCCCCCGACGACCGCTCCGGCTACCGGCTGGACCAGCTCGCCGACGACATCGTCACCGTGGCCGACACCGTCAGCCCCGGCTCGCCCGTGCACCTGGTCGGCCACGACTGGGGCGCCATCCAGTCCTGGCACGCGGTCACCGAACCCCGGCACGCCCACCGGTTCGCCTCCTACACCGCCGTGTCGGGCCCCGACCTCGACCACGCGGGCCACTGGCTGCGCACCCGCCCCGACGGAGTCCGCGCCGCCCTGCGCCAGGCGGTGCGCTCCGGCTACATCGGCTTCTTCCACCTGCCCGTGGTCCCCGAGGCCGCGTGGCTGACCGGGGTCGGCGGCCTGGCCCTGTCCGCCCTCGAACGGATCGGCGGCGGCCCGCACACGCCCGCGCGGCGCGGCACCCGGGACTATCTCAACGGCCTGGCGCTGTACCGCGCCAACATGGCCCGGCGCCTCCTGCGGCCGGTCGAGCGGCGCACGGACGTGCCCGTGCAGGTCCTCGCGCCCACGGACGACGCGTTCATGGTCGACCAGATCCAGTCCAATGCCGGCCGGTGGGTCCGCGACCTGCGCTTCCACCGCTTCCACGGCGGGCACTGGACACTGCGCTCCCGCCCGGCCGCCGTGGCCGCCCGTGTGCGCGCCCTCGTGGCCGAGGTCGAGTCCGGCCGCCGGCGCCCCGAGCGGGCGCTCACCGCCCAGCAGGCCCGCCGGCACGGCGGCGCCTTCGCCGGCCAGGTCGCCGTGGTCACCGGCGCGGGCAGCGGCATCGGCCGGTCGCTGTGCTTCGAACTCGCCGAGCGCGGCGCCCGGGTCGTCGCCGTGGACGTCAACGGCCCCGCCGCCGAACGCACCGCCGAACTCGCCGACCTGCTCACACCGGGGGCCGCCGCCCGGCGGGTGGACGTCACCGACGCCGCCGCGACGGACCGGCTCGCGGCATGGGTGCGCGAGGAGTACGGCGTCCCGGACCTGGTGGTCAACAACGCCGGCATCGGCGTGGCCGGGCCGTTCCTGGAGACGACCGCGCAGGACTGGGAGCGGGTCGTGGACGTCAACCTGTGGGGCGTGGTCCACGGCTGCCGCGCCTTCGCCCCGATGATGGTGGCCGCCGGCGGAGGCGGCCGCATCGTCAACACCGCGTCGGCCGCCGCCTACCTGCCCTCCCGCGTCTACGGCGCCTACGCCACCACCAAGGCGGCCGTCCTCATGCTGAGCCGCAGCCTGCGCGGTGAGCTCGCCGGCCACGGCGTCGGCGTCACCGCCGTGTGCCCCGGGCTCGTGGACACCGGCATCATCTCCGGCGCACGGCTGTCCGGCCTGGGCGAGGCCTCCGCCGCGAAGGACCGGCTCAACCGCCTGTACCGGATGCGCGGCTACACGCCGGAGAAGGCGGCGGCGCGCATCGCGGACGCCCTCCAGCACGGCCCGGAGGTCCTCCCGGTCACGGGCGAGGCGCACCTGGGCCTGCTGCTGTCCCGGCTCAGTCCCCGCGCGCTCCGGGCCGCCGCCCGCGTGGCCCCGCCCGTCTGA
- a CDS encoding metal-dependent hydrolase, with protein MTTGPVRTGAAEPPPDEPDRLVLNARDVEFDWSRLDLHWIPGEPFATHVINVLHLLLPEGERWFVEVFKQAVPLITDDRLREDVLGFIGQEAVHAEAHAGVLDHMDAHGLDPTPYVEQIAWMFRVVLGDRELTGRRAESWLRTRLAVIAGIEHYTAVLGQWVLDAEELDAAGADPTMLDLLRWHGAEEVEHRSVAFDLYTHVDGGYRRRALAMGVAAAALAVLWVRGTAFLLRNDPYLRGRVDGRRPRASWALRDGRRGLIPHLGRLARAVPEYLRCRYHPSQHGSTSQAVAYLAVSPAARAAEAAERAAAAPAPGSDQ; from the coding sequence ATGACCACAGGACCCGTCCGCACGGGCGCCGCCGAACCACCTCCAGACGAACCGGACCGCCTCGTCCTCAACGCCCGCGACGTCGAGTTCGACTGGAGCCGGCTCGACCTGCACTGGATCCCCGGCGAACCCTTCGCCACCCACGTCATCAACGTCCTGCACCTGTTGCTGCCCGAGGGCGAACGCTGGTTCGTCGAGGTCTTCAAGCAGGCCGTCCCCCTCATCACCGACGACCGGCTCCGCGAGGACGTGCTGGGCTTCATCGGCCAGGAGGCCGTCCACGCCGAGGCGCACGCGGGCGTCCTCGACCACATGGACGCCCACGGGCTCGACCCGACCCCCTACGTCGAGCAGATCGCCTGGATGTTCCGGGTCGTGCTCGGCGACCGCGAGCTGACCGGGCGCCGCGCCGAGTCCTGGCTGCGCACCCGGCTCGCCGTCATCGCCGGGATCGAGCACTACACCGCCGTGCTCGGCCAGTGGGTGCTGGACGCCGAGGAGCTGGACGCGGCCGGCGCCGACCCCACCATGCTCGACCTGCTGCGCTGGCACGGCGCCGAGGAGGTCGAGCACCGGTCGGTCGCCTTCGACCTCTACACGCACGTGGACGGGGGCTACCGCCGCCGCGCCCTGGCCATGGGCGTCGCGGCGGCCGCGCTCGCCGTCCTGTGGGTGCGCGGCACCGCGTTCCTCCTCCGCAACGACCCCTACCTGCGGGGACGTGTCGACGGACGACGGCCGCGCGCCTCGTGGGCACTGCGCGACGGCCGGCGCGGACTGATCCCGCACCTGGGGCGCCTGGCCCGCGCCGTGCCGGAGTACCTGCGCTGCCGCTACCACCCCTCACAGCACGGGTCCACCAGCCAGGCGGTCGCCTACCTGGCCGTCTCCCCCGCCGCCCGCGCGGCCGAGGCCGCCGAGCGGGCCGCCGCGGCCCCGGCTCCGGGGAGCGACCAGTGA
- a CDS encoding PDR/VanB family oxidoreductase: MSAADRPGAAGRPEARDTGDTGDTADTGGAADAGAPDGSATGDRVRHSAARYAHPRPPVALFRRSGPDRLMLGLQGLASAVEPLTARLPPGHRVPEPAGDLRVRVARVERPVPDVAVLTLVPDRPGDRLPAWQPGHHVDVVLAGGVVRQYSLNGDPRDRDRYRIAVRRVPGGTGSALVHALAEGDTLGLRGPRNAFPFARAERYLFVAGGIGLTPILPMVWAAHRARAPFRLVYTGRSRASMPFVDELPEGADTAVRPDDEYGPPDPARILGGLAEGTAVYVCGPAPLIDALRGHVPPGTPFFSERFAPAPITAGAAFEVRLGRDGPVVPVAADESALEAVRRVRPRTAYSCRQGFCGTCRVGLLEGEPEHRDRPTGGSPRGAEFALCVSRAGEGERIVLDV; this comes from the coding sequence GTGAGCGCCGCGGACCGTCCCGGTGCCGCCGGCCGCCCGGAGGCCCGGGACACCGGGGACACCGGGGACACCGCGGACACCGGGGGCGCCGCGGACGCCGGTGCCCCCGACGGGTCGGCCACGGGCGACCGGGTCAGGCACAGCGCCGCCCGCTACGCGCACCCGCGCCCGCCGGTCGCGCTGTTCCGCCGCTCGGGACCGGACCGCCTCATGCTCGGGCTCCAGGGCCTCGCCTCGGCGGTGGAACCGCTCACCGCGCGCCTGCCCCCGGGTCACCGCGTCCCGGAGCCGGCCGGTGACCTGCGCGTCCGCGTGGCCCGCGTGGAGCGGCCGGTGCCGGACGTCGCCGTGCTCACCCTGGTCCCGGACCGCCCCGGGGACCGGCTGCCCGCGTGGCAGCCCGGCCACCACGTGGACGTGGTCCTGGCGGGCGGCGTCGTGCGCCAGTACTCGCTCAACGGCGACCCCCGGGACCGCGACCGCTACCGGATCGCGGTCCGCCGGGTCCCCGGCGGCACCGGGTCCGCCCTGGTCCACGCCCTGGCCGAGGGCGACACGCTCGGGCTGCGCGGGCCGCGCAACGCGTTCCCGTTCGCCCGCGCCGAGCGCTACCTGTTCGTCGCGGGCGGCATCGGCCTCACCCCGATCCTGCCGATGGTGTGGGCGGCGCACCGCGCGCGGGCGCCGTTCCGCCTCGTGTACACCGGCCGCTCGCGGGCGAGCATGCCCTTCGTCGACGAACTCCCCGAGGGCGCCGACACGGCCGTGCGCCCCGACGACGAGTACGGCCCTCCCGACCCCGCCCGGATCCTGGGCGGGCTCGCCGAGGGGACCGCGGTCTACGTCTGCGGTCCGGCGCCCCTGATCGACGCCCTGCGCGGGCACGTCCCCCCGGGCACGCCGTTCTTCTCCGAACGCTTCGCGCCCGCGCCGATCACGGCCGGCGCCGCCTTCGAGGTGCGGTTGGGCCGGGACGGCCCGGTGGTCCCGGTCGCCGCCGACGAGTCGGCGCTGGAGGCGGTCCGGCGGGTGCGGCCGCGCACCGCCTACTCCTGCCGCCAGGGTTTCTGCGGAACCTGCCGGGTGGGGCTCCTGGAGGGCGAACCCGAGCACCGGGACCGGCCGACGGGCGGTTCGCCGCGCGGCGCGGAGTTCGCCCTGTGCGTCTCCCGTGCCGGAGAGGGGGAGCGGATCGTCCTCGACGTGTGA
- a CDS encoding TetR/AcrR family transcriptional regulator — MAPQERREDLIRTALLVFARRPPGEVTPEEIAEEADVSRALVYRYFPNMAELRREALERAMDELVPQLVPPRDLPPLDQLRFGLRAFIAFADSYAPAYAALLNGGSMVATEETEAEIDRVREAVRRLVLERVGIAEPSPRLVLALRCWISAVETAVMVWLHERTMAADDLADWLLDQLVAMLASSGARAEELGALAAHTGGSPG, encoded by the coding sequence ATGGCGCCACAGGAACGCCGGGAGGACCTCATCCGGACGGCCCTGCTCGTCTTCGCGCGCCGTCCTCCGGGCGAGGTCACCCCGGAGGAGATCGCCGAGGAGGCGGACGTGTCCCGGGCCCTGGTCTACCGCTACTTCCCCAACATGGCGGAGCTGCGCCGCGAGGCGCTGGAGCGGGCGATGGACGAGCTCGTGCCGCAACTGGTCCCCCCGCGGGACCTGCCGCCCCTGGACCAGCTGCGGTTCGGCCTGCGCGCGTTCATCGCCTTCGCCGACTCCTACGCCCCGGCCTACGCGGCCCTGCTCAACGGCGGGTCGATGGTGGCCACGGAGGAGACCGAGGCCGAGATCGACCGGGTGCGCGAGGCGGTCCGCCGCCTGGTCCTGGAGCGGGTCGGCATCGCCGAGCCCTCGCCCCGGCTGGTCCTGGCCCTGCGCTGCTGGATCTCGGCCGTGGAGACGGCGGTGATGGTCTGGCTCCACGAGCGCACCATGGCCGCCGACGACCTGGCCGACTGGCTGCTCGACCAGCTCGTCGCCATGCTGGCGTCGTCGGGGGCGCGGGCGGAGGAACTGGGGGCGCTGGCCGCACACACCGGCGGCTCCCCGGGCTGA
- the gltX gene encoding glutamate--tRNA ligase, producing MTETPIRTRFAPSPTGMFHVGGARSALFNWALAQQRPDGRMVLRVEDTDAARNRPEWTEGIIRALAWLGIGADDPHFEGPYFQSAYAEKHRETAQDLFKNGRAYYCDCTREMVQERRDNPNLGYDGFCRDRGLEPGPGRALRFRVPEGGPTVVDDRIRGRVEFDHSAIEDFVIARADGSPLFVLANVVDDVEMRITHVIRGEEHLSNTPKQQLLWEALGLTPPVWAHLPVIVNEQRKKLSKRRDKVALESYQEEGYLPEAMVNYLMLLGWAPGDDREIMPWPEMMPLFRIEDVNSSSAFFDEKKLRAFNGDYIRELSVDDFVERCAPWLTGDAVPWDPADYDAEVFRAVAPLAQSRVALLSEIVPNVDFLFLSEPVEDEKSWNKAMKPGVGKEMVEAALARFADPELSWTADALKAATEETGATLGLKLGKAQAPVRVAVTGRTVGLPLFESLELLGRERVQARLTAALEKLRAQEGAGTAE from the coding sequence GTGACTGAGACTCCGATTCGTACCCGCTTCGCCCCGTCCCCCACCGGCATGTTCCATGTCGGCGGCGCCCGTTCCGCGCTCTTCAACTGGGCACTCGCGCAGCAGCGGCCCGACGGCCGCATGGTGTTGCGCGTGGAGGACACCGACGCCGCCCGCAACCGGCCCGAGTGGACCGAGGGCATCATCCGCGCGCTCGCCTGGCTCGGCATCGGCGCGGACGACCCGCACTTCGAGGGCCCCTACTTCCAGTCGGCCTACGCCGAGAAGCACCGTGAGACCGCGCAGGACCTGTTCAAGAACGGGCGCGCCTACTACTGCGACTGCACGCGCGAGATGGTCCAGGAGCGCCGCGACAACCCGAACCTGGGCTACGACGGCTTCTGCCGCGACCGCGGCCTGGAGCCCGGCCCCGGCCGGGCGCTGCGCTTCCGCGTGCCCGAGGGCGGCCCGACTGTCGTCGACGACCGGATCCGCGGCCGGGTGGAGTTCGACCACTCCGCCATCGAGGACTTCGTCATCGCGCGCGCCGACGGCTCTCCGCTGTTCGTCCTGGCCAACGTGGTCGACGACGTGGAGATGCGCATCACCCACGTCATCCGCGGCGAGGAGCACCTGTCCAACACCCCCAAGCAGCAGCTGCTGTGGGAGGCGCTGGGCCTGACCCCGCCGGTGTGGGCGCACCTGCCCGTCATCGTCAACGAGCAGCGCAAGAAGCTGTCCAAGCGCCGCGACAAGGTCGCCCTGGAGTCCTACCAGGAGGAGGGCTACCTCCCCGAGGCGATGGTCAACTACCTCATGCTGCTGGGCTGGGCGCCGGGCGACGACCGTGAGATCATGCCGTGGCCGGAGATGATGCCGCTGTTCCGGATCGAGGACGTCAACAGCTCCAGCGCGTTCTTCGACGAGAAGAAGCTGCGCGCCTTCAACGGGGACTACATCCGCGAGCTGTCCGTGGACGACTTCGTCGAGCGCTGCGCGCCGTGGCTGACCGGCGACGCCGTCCCGTGGGACCCGGCCGACTACGACGCGGAGGTCTTCCGCGCGGTGGCCCCGCTCGCGCAGAGCCGCGTGGCGCTGCTCAGCGAGATCGTGCCGAACGTGGACTTCCTCTTCCTCTCCGAGCCGGTGGAGGACGAGAAGAGCTGGAACAAGGCGATGAAGCCGGGCGTGGGCAAGGAGATGGTGGAGGCCGCCCTGGCGCGCTTCGCCGACCCGGAGCTGTCCTGGACGGCCGACGCTCTCAAGGCGGCGACCGAGGAGACGGGCGCCACGCTGGGGCTCAAGCTCGGCAAGGCACAGGCACCGGTGCGGGTCGCGGTCACCGGTCGCACGGTCGGGCTGCCGCTGTTCGAGTCGCTGGAGCTGCTCGGCCGTGAGCGCGTCCAGGCGCGCCTCACCGCCGCCCTGGAGAAGCTGCGCGCCCAGGAGGGCGCCGGCACCGCGGAGTAG
- a CDS encoding GDSL-type esterase/lipase family protein, whose translation MSTPRRSPSPSALLSAGAIAFVLVITAAVLWAVTSTDPGETDPGETDTGQEGSMTAPRRVMLAGDSMTQGANGDVTWRFHLWTHLSEHVGDVDFVGPYTDPASRDMILPVPTEPEADPSAPEDDVPEATEGADWPGPDGDPDTPEYRDPEFDQEHNALWGRTLGDAAGTIREEARVHRPDVLCVMLGVNDLLWPVTMDEMEYRLRAYVTGAREGEPHVRVVLAESLPIALGATDEGFALRQYAYNELVREVAADLSTEASPVVSLDIAGAEDWDVAEDTYDGTHPDPGGEVKIAAAFADVLAAEFGMGESYPRPLPAPS comes from the coding sequence TCCGCCGGCGCCATCGCCTTCGTGCTGGTGATCACCGCTGCGGTCCTGTGGGCCGTGACCAGTACCGACCCCGGAGAGACCGACCCCGGGGAGACCGACACCGGACAGGAGGGCTCCATGACCGCACCGCGCCGGGTGATGCTGGCAGGGGACTCGATGACCCAGGGCGCCAACGGCGACGTGACCTGGCGCTTCCACCTGTGGACCCACCTCTCCGAGCACGTGGGCGACGTGGACTTCGTCGGCCCCTACACCGACCCCGCCTCGCGGGACATGATCCTGCCGGTGCCCACCGAGCCGGAGGCCGACCCCAGCGCCCCCGAGGACGACGTGCCGGAGGCGACGGAGGGTGCCGACTGGCCCGGCCCCGACGGCGACCCGGACACCCCGGAGTACCGCGACCCCGAGTTCGACCAGGAGCACAACGCGCTGTGGGGCCGCACCCTCGGCGACGCCGCCGGCACGATCCGGGAGGAGGCGCGCGTCCACCGGCCCGACGTGCTGTGCGTCATGCTCGGCGTCAACGACCTGCTGTGGCCGGTCACCATGGACGAGATGGAGTACCGGCTGCGCGCGTACGTGACGGGCGCCCGGGAGGGCGAACCGCACGTGCGCGTGGTCCTGGCCGAGTCCCTGCCCATCGCCCTGGGCGCGACCGATGAGGGCTTCGCGCTGCGCCAGTACGCCTACAACGAACTCGTCCGCGAGGTGGCCGCCGACCTGAGCACCGAGGCGTCGCCCGTGGTGAGCCTGGACATCGCGGGAGCCGAGGACTGGGACGTGGCCGAGGACACCTATGACGGCACCCACCCCGACCCCGGCGGGGAGGTGAAGATCGCGGCGGCCTTCGCCGACGTCCTCGCCGCCGAGTTCGGCATGGGGGAGAGCTACCCGCGCCCGCTGCCCGCCCCGTCCTGA